ATGAATGGACTTTCGTCCGCAATTCGTCCCTTGCCGGTCCAATCCTGAAAATCGTCAGCGGGTACGTAGCTGTATGTATGCAGCCTCTTCCGTTCTTCGCGCAATTCCTTCGCGGCAAAGCTGGCCACTGCACCCGAGTCCAGGCCCCCGCTTAACGTGGCGCCTACCGGTTTGTATGTCCGAAGGCTTGATCTGATCGCCGTTTGGAATACGTCGCGGAAAGCTTCGTCATACTCCTCGTTGGATTTCAGCACAAGCTTGTTGTCAGGCGCCAGCGTGCCGCCGTACCTGGAGCTTGTTACATTCCCGTCTTTAACCGTTAGTGTATGCGCAGGGGGTATTTGGCTAATATTGTTGTACACCGTTGACGCGGTATCCGGTGATTCGAGCATAACGGGTATAGTCATGAACTCCGCCAGCCAGAGCTCATGAAGCTCCTTCTTTACGCCGGGTAAAGTAAACAGCGGTGAAATCGTCGTGCAGAACGCAAGCCGGCTTGAGTCGCGGTAATAATACAATGTTCGATTCCCGAACATATCCCGCGCTCCGAACAGGAGCTTCTCGCGTTCGTCCCATATGACGAAGGCGAAATCACCGATCAGATAATTCGGAGCATTCCGTCCCCATTTGCGATAGGCGAGAAGGATAAGCTCACTGTCCGTCATCGCTTCGCGGCGGGCTTGCTCGACCTGCAGCCGGGCAAAGAGCTCCTCCCGGTTATCAATAATCGCATCCGCCGTGATCGCAAGCCTGCTCGAGGAATCGTAACAGGGCAATCTTTCATTACGGGATTCGGGAGTAGTCCATTGGGCGCGGCACCCGAGGAAGAGCGGCCCGTTCTGCCAGATACCCGCATAGTCGGCGCGGTAACGCTGCAGATCTTCCATCATTAACCGGCCGTTCTCCTCAAGTGCCGGGTCTTCATCGTTAAAGCAAAGAATACCCGCGATGGCGCTCATTTCTTCCTCCCGCTATGAATCAGGTAATTGGATGCCCATTGAGAAAGATGACGACCAAATGGGATCATCGACTTTAGCCGGTTGATCTTTTTCTTCACCGCGTCCAGCTGGGCAGCCAGATGCTTCTGAGTCGCATAGCTTTTCTCCAACCTTTTCTCGAGCGAGCGCAGCGTTATTTGCAATTGCAGCACCTGCGGATTAATCATCGTCCGCATATCGCCCGGTTCAGCCTGGAATAGCCGGCCTTCTGCCGGTGCGTCGGTCTTCATTCGATAGTTCTCTTCCCACCTGCAGCCAGTTGCGCCAGCCAGCTGTCTCGTGCGCATTTGAATCAGTTCCATGTCCGGTTTCATCTCGAAGCTCGCGCCTGTCAAGCTTTCAGCTTCCGCTAACTGGCGGCTGTATCCAAGTTTGTGGAAGACTTCGGCGCCAAGAACGCGGCAGTACATCTCGATTTCCCGTTTATCCAACACTTCCTTCCAGCTGTCAACGGACCCAAGATGCGGCTGTGTATGCTGAGCGACGAACGGATCCCCGACACCCATGCTGTAATACAAATCGGCCTTGGCTGTATTCATAAAGTCGCCGTACTTATCCAGGCCCTCTTCATAGGTAAGTCCCAGGAACCTGCACAGCATCCGAAGCTCTTCTTCGGGACGTGCA
This is a stretch of genomic DNA from Paenibacillus sp. sptzw28. It encodes these proteins:
- a CDS encoding sulfotransferase yields the protein MIDRNGNNLIFLLCAPRSGSSLATVMLQNHSKIFATQEMWFLMSLYDMKLTPHRAYGGTGILNQFFNGVLPGETYEQACRAFALQVYNGLLQSSGADMVVDKSPRYYYLLEFLDALFPHSRRIWLIRNPLSVIASYKKVYQDTNDRFNLKEDLLNPKFDIKMIDITVGLLRYMDYFSGGSSYAYRLSYESMVARPEEELRMLCRFLGLTYEEGLDKYGDFMNTAKADLYYSMGVGDPFVAQHTQPHLGSVDSWKEVLDKREIEMYCRVLGAEVFHKLGYSRQLAEAESLTGASFEMKPDMELIQMRTRQLAGATGCRWEENYRMKTDAPAEGRLFQAEPGDMRTMINPQVLQLQITLRSLEKRLEKSYATQKHLAAQLDAVKKKINRLKSMIPFGRHLSQWASNYLIHSGRKK